In Archangium lipolyticum, the following are encoded in one genomic region:
- a CDS encoding D-Ala-D-Ala carboxypeptidase family metallohydrolase, with protein sequence MNSFRTRLPLGRSAVLILIATLLFLAQYAMASVPKPGAVQGPSQQVPTQAELLSRGHSGALRAVVVPPGESLQPHLSVPENLKEARWLAVGSGTQTPASPTAEGLKAPERPGVWTLGGSHAVITPVHFDGSTPRLNGYHIGRWPARAAGRSGSYAPPELLIEVTPQNQDFAVSEHFRLRNFLTKDQVHVWPKYLVLDLRLVDKLELVLQELRTQGYPARGLHVMSGFRTPQYNGPGEKGRAKFSRHTYGDAADVWLDDDGDGQMDDLDGNGRVDVKDAEVLARAVDKVEQRVPELIGGYGVYRANRVHGPFVHIDVRGTAARWSKR encoded by the coding sequence GTGAATTCCTTTCGTACCCGCCTGCCCCTCGGCCGTTCGGCCGTCCTCATCCTCATCGCCACCCTGCTCTTCCTGGCCCAGTACGCCATGGCGTCCGTCCCGAAACCCGGAGCGGTACAGGGTCCCTCTCAACAAGTCCCCACCCAGGCGGAGCTGCTCTCCCGCGGCCACAGCGGAGCCCTGCGCGCAGTCGTCGTGCCCCCGGGTGAATCCCTCCAGCCCCACCTCTCCGTCCCCGAGAATCTGAAGGAAGCGCGGTGGCTCGCGGTGGGCTCCGGAACCCAGACTCCCGCGTCCCCGACCGCGGAGGGACTGAAGGCTCCAGAGCGGCCGGGAGTCTGGACGCTCGGCGGCTCGCACGCCGTCATCACCCCCGTCCACTTCGACGGCTCCACCCCGCGCCTCAACGGCTACCACATCGGCCGCTGGCCGGCCCGAGCCGCCGGACGCTCCGGCAGCTACGCCCCGCCCGAGCTCCTCATCGAGGTGACGCCCCAGAACCAGGACTTCGCCGTCTCCGAGCACTTCCGCCTGCGGAACTTCCTCACCAAGGACCAGGTCCACGTCTGGCCCAAGTACCTCGTGCTCGACCTGCGGCTGGTGGACAAGCTGGAGCTGGTGCTCCAGGAGCTGCGCACCCAGGGCTACCCGGCCAGGGGACTGCACGTGATGAGCGGCTTCCGCACGCCCCAGTACAACGGGCCCGGGGAGAAGGGCCGCGCGAAGTTCAGCCGCCACACCTACGGCGACGCGGCCGACGTCTGGCTCGATGACGACGGTGATGGGCAGATGGATGACCTCGATGGCAACGGGCGCGTCGACGTGAAGGACGCCGAGGTGCTCGCCCGCGCCGTGGACAAGGTGGAGCAGCGCGTACCCGAGCTCATCGGCGGCTACGGCGTCTACCGCGCCAACCGCGTCCACGGGCCCTTCGTCCACATCGACGTACGCGGCACCGCGGCCCGCTGGAGCAAGCGCTAA
- a CDS encoding L,D-transpeptidase family protein → MRSWLVLLCCLLLGAPVLAAGELPPFESAVRARAEKESREVSQALLRFYETRGFQPAWFSYDGAVRPQVDQFLAALREAESEGLWPERYHRSALEDSLRRLSLEGEPEDAWMSVELRLTSSFLTYASHLLSGQVASQRIPWRTKPPGAVVLAAVMEGALASGDLRTTLRSFSPTHEGFVRLREALARYRAIAAAGGWPLVPEGGPLERGMRDPRVAVLRERLRVTGDLPAAPEERLLYPGAPSVSSMVLVGDLVRAAMEVAPESPREPVPEDLYDAKLEEAVKRFQRRQGLEVDGKVGAGTLEALRVPVEERIAQLLVNLERWRQAPRELEPRYVMVNLPAFELEAVERGRTVLRMPVIIGEPDWSTPVLADEVEYLVLHPEWNVPGKITQEEVLPKLREDAGAAEALGLTVIDKATGQAVDARTVDWNALGEGPLSYRFAQAPGESNPLGQVKFIFPNPYSIYLHDTPNPALFTKANRAFSHGCVRVSEPAKLADFMLRGHEGWTEASLAAEMEKAGTPRRVQLPAPVPVYLLYWTAFVDAEGRVAFRRDLYARDPEVRRALAVNPVPTTRG, encoded by the coding sequence ATGCGCTCCTGGCTCGTCCTTCTGTGCTGCCTGCTTCTCGGGGCTCCCGTGCTCGCGGCGGGAGAGCTCCCTCCCTTCGAGTCCGCGGTCCGGGCCCGGGCGGAGAAGGAATCAAGGGAGGTATCCCAGGCCCTGTTGCGCTTCTACGAGACCCGGGGCTTCCAGCCCGCGTGGTTCTCCTATGACGGCGCGGTGCGGCCCCAGGTGGACCAGTTCCTCGCGGCGCTTCGAGAGGCGGAGTCGGAGGGCCTGTGGCCGGAGCGCTACCACCGCTCGGCGCTCGAGGACTCCCTGCGACGGCTGTCGCTCGAGGGCGAGCCGGAGGACGCGTGGATGTCGGTGGAGTTGCGGCTCACGTCGAGCTTCCTCACCTACGCCTCGCATCTCCTCTCCGGGCAGGTGGCCTCGCAGCGCATCCCGTGGCGGACGAAGCCACCGGGAGCGGTGGTCCTGGCGGCGGTGATGGAAGGAGCGCTCGCCAGTGGCGATCTGCGCACGACGCTGCGGAGCTTCTCCCCGACGCACGAGGGCTTCGTGCGACTCCGGGAGGCGCTCGCCCGCTACCGCGCCATCGCCGCGGCTGGAGGCTGGCCGCTGGTGCCGGAGGGCGGGCCGCTCGAGCGGGGGATGAGGGATCCTCGCGTGGCGGTGTTGCGCGAGCGGCTGCGCGTCACGGGAGATCTGCCCGCCGCCCCGGAGGAGCGGTTGCTCTACCCGGGTGCTCCCAGTGTGAGCTCCATGGTGCTGGTGGGGGATCTCGTCCGCGCGGCGATGGAGGTGGCACCGGAGTCTCCGAGGGAGCCTGTACCGGAGGACCTCTACGACGCGAAGCTGGAGGAGGCGGTGAAGCGTTTCCAGCGGAGGCAGGGGTTGGAGGTGGACGGGAAGGTGGGCGCGGGGACGCTGGAGGCGCTGCGGGTGCCGGTGGAGGAGCGCATCGCGCAGCTGCTGGTCAACCTGGAGCGCTGGCGCCAGGCTCCGAGGGAGCTCGAGCCCCGGTACGTGATGGTGAACCTGCCGGCCTTCGAGTTGGAGGCGGTGGAGCGGGGGCGCACGGTGCTGCGGATGCCGGTCATCATCGGAGAGCCGGACTGGAGCACGCCCGTCCTCGCGGACGAGGTGGAGTACCTGGTGCTCCACCCGGAGTGGAACGTGCCGGGGAAGATCACCCAGGAGGAGGTGCTGCCGAAGCTGCGGGAGGACGCGGGCGCGGCCGAGGCGCTCGGGCTGACGGTGATCGACAAGGCCACGGGGCAGGCGGTGGACGCGAGGACGGTGGATTGGAACGCCCTGGGGGAGGGCCCGCTGTCCTACCGCTTCGCGCAAGCCCCCGGGGAGTCCAACCCGCTGGGCCAGGTGAAGTTCATCTTCCCCAACCCGTACTCCATCTACCTGCACGACACGCCCAACCCGGCGCTCTTCACGAAGGCGAACCGGGCCTTCAGCCACGGCTGCGTCCGGGTGTCCGAGCCGGCGAAGCTCGCGGACTTCATGCTGCGGGGCCACGAGGGCTGGACGGAGGCGTCCCTGGCGGCGGAGATGGAGAAGGCCGGAACGCCCCGGCGGGTGCAGCTGCCCGCGCCGGTGCCGGTGTACCTGCTCTACTGGACGGCCTTCGTGGACGCGGAGGGCCGGGTGGCGTTCCGGCGGGACCTCTACGCGCGCGACCCGGAGGTGAGGCGGGCGCTGGCGGTGAATCCAGTGCCCACCACGCGGGGTTAG
- a CDS encoding PA0069 family radical SAM protein, producing the protein MKPRPVSNPPNPWDTTAVEYLEEIPPAKLEVLEDHSREVLGRNDSPDVGFTWSVNPYRGCLHACAYCYARPYHEYLGFGAGTDFETKLVVKPKAAELLRAAFERKSWKGESVAFSGVTDCYQPLEASLRLTRACLEVCAEYRNPVGIITKGPLIERDLDVLTTLAQEARLSVYITLPFHDEQVARAMEPYVATPRRRLQTVERLAAAGITVGVAVAPVIPGLNDEDMVRVLTAAREAGATRAFYTLLRLPGPVRAVFEERLREKLPLRAERVLHRIRETRGGELNDARFRVRMRGEGLYADTLHKLFHTTARRLGLNTSWSTEEEEKESPFRRPMKPGTQLSFF; encoded by the coding sequence GTGAAACCCCGTCCCGTCTCCAACCCACCCAACCCCTGGGACACCACCGCGGTGGAGTACCTGGAGGAGATTCCTCCCGCGAAGCTGGAGGTGCTGGAGGACCACAGCCGCGAGGTGCTGGGGCGCAACGACAGCCCGGACGTCGGCTTCACCTGGAGCGTCAATCCCTACCGGGGCTGCCTCCATGCGTGCGCGTACTGCTACGCGCGGCCCTACCACGAGTACCTCGGCTTCGGCGCGGGCACGGACTTCGAGACGAAGCTGGTGGTGAAGCCCAAGGCGGCGGAGCTGCTGCGCGCGGCCTTCGAGCGCAAGAGCTGGAAGGGGGAGTCGGTCGCCTTCAGCGGCGTCACGGACTGCTACCAGCCACTCGAGGCCTCGCTGCGGCTCACCCGCGCATGCCTGGAGGTGTGCGCCGAGTACCGCAACCCGGTGGGCATCATCACCAAGGGGCCGCTCATCGAGCGGGACCTGGATGTGCTGACGACGCTCGCGCAGGAGGCGCGGTTGTCGGTGTACATCACCCTGCCCTTCCACGACGAGCAGGTGGCCCGGGCGATGGAGCCGTACGTGGCCACGCCCCGGAGGCGCCTGCAGACCGTCGAGCGGCTGGCGGCGGCGGGCATCACCGTGGGAGTGGCGGTGGCGCCCGTCATTCCCGGGTTGAACGACGAGGACATGGTGCGAGTCCTCACCGCGGCGCGCGAGGCCGGGGCCACGAGGGCCTTCTACACGCTGCTGCGGCTGCCGGGTCCGGTGCGGGCCGTCTTCGAGGAGCGCCTGCGTGAGAAGCTCCCACTGCGAGCCGAGCGCGTGCTGCACCGCATCCGCGAGACGCGTGGGGGCGAGCTCAACGATGCGCGCTTCCGCGTCCGCATGCGCGGTGAGGGCCTCTACGCGGACACCCTCCACAAGCTCTTCCACACCACCGCGCGCCGCCTGGGGCTGAACACCTCGTGGAGCACGGAGGAAGAGGAGAAGGAGAGCCCCTTCCGCCGGCCCATGAAGCCGGGCACTCAGCTCAGCTTCTTTTGA
- a CDS encoding Ig-like domain-containing protein: protein MHRFFKTLIPLCILSGSACINVPDVDPPDQGTPNQPVGNFSLSADPTQASVFQGGSKNIQVTLTRTGGFTDNVTVSLFNPPAGISAPSVTIASGTTSATLTISVSANAEPGPKTLTLRGTAGTLSQDVSVSLSVAGQGDLLVQWASPSQSSVHVKDSVQFQVVVEGGTAESVDLYKDTVFLTRLSAPSYQYTWDTSQETEGEYQLTARATRGGATFTSSARTIKVDHTAPKVKTQSPAPGATAVAVRDTIQVTFDEPLKASTVTDASVVLGTAGASNVAKTLSLSADGRTLTLTPSAPLTLPATVTINLGSSTAPLTDLAGNALTASTPWTFTVPAWLPMGGAISAVNGPTPAENVSMKVATDGNPVIAWSESDGTAKNIYVRRWTGTSWTDLGPALNAVPGASFDTIEPDLVLDTANRPTVVWNEVSTNKGDRELYGSRWTGTTWASLPPFLPAIRADQGSRNPGGIAFDKAGNLVVTPFLASYGTYDLEVFRLASNDWETLTAPEDGSFPVNSDLAIDATGNWFMAYPAHWETGTDTHWAIYASKRDIYGNWSKLGDPLISPSKGSSNSPSLALNGNGLPIIAWEESSSPNSTVYAALWNGQSWQMLGSTINGNTTSNTHPSVVVDHDGLPIVAWSGYAAPETSIWVSRWNGSSWQQLGSRLSAATGASTAGFRPTLSLDKNGQPIVAWHESDGSVSNIYVYRYNY, encoded by the coding sequence ATGCACCGATTCTTCAAGACCCTGATTCCCCTCTGCATCCTGAGCGGTTCCGCCTGCATCAATGTGCCCGATGTCGATCCCCCCGACCAGGGCACGCCCAACCAGCCCGTAGGCAACTTCTCCCTCTCCGCCGACCCGACCCAGGCCAGCGTCTTCCAGGGAGGAAGCAAGAACATCCAGGTCACCCTCACCCGTACCGGCGGATTCACCGACAACGTCACGGTCAGCCTGTTCAATCCTCCGGCGGGCATCAGCGCCCCCTCCGTCACGATCGCCTCTGGCACCACCTCCGCCACCCTGACCATCTCCGTCAGTGCCAACGCGGAGCCCGGCCCCAAGACGCTCACCCTGCGCGGCACGGCGGGAACCCTCTCCCAGGATGTTTCCGTGTCCCTCTCGGTGGCGGGCCAGGGTGACCTCCTGGTTCAGTGGGCGAGCCCCAGCCAGTCCAGTGTCCACGTGAAGGACTCCGTCCAGTTCCAGGTCGTGGTGGAGGGAGGCACGGCCGAGTCCGTCGACCTGTACAAGGACACGGTCTTCCTGACGCGCCTGTCCGCGCCCTCCTACCAGTACACCTGGGACACCAGCCAGGAGACGGAGGGGGAGTATCAGCTCACCGCTCGCGCCACGCGCGGGGGCGCCACCTTCACCAGCTCCGCCCGCACCATCAAGGTCGACCACACGGCGCCCAAGGTGAAGACGCAGAGCCCGGCTCCCGGCGCCACCGCCGTCGCCGTGCGAGACACCATCCAGGTGACCTTCGATGAACCGTTGAAGGCGTCCACCGTGACCGATGCCTCCGTGGTCCTGGGCACGGCGGGTGCGTCGAATGTCGCCAAGACCCTTTCCCTGTCGGCGGATGGTAGGACGCTGACCCTCACCCCGAGCGCGCCGCTGACGCTGCCGGCCACCGTCACCATCAACCTGGGCTCGAGCACGGCGCCCTTGACGGACCTGGCCGGCAATGCCCTGACCGCCTCGACTCCGTGGACGTTCACGGTTCCCGCCTGGCTGCCGATGGGTGGCGCCATCAGCGCGGTGAACGGACCCACCCCCGCGGAGAACGTGTCCATGAAGGTGGCCACGGACGGCAACCCCGTCATCGCCTGGTCCGAGTCCGACGGCACCGCCAAGAACATCTACGTCCGGCGCTGGACGGGAACGAGCTGGACCGATCTGGGTCCCGCCCTGAATGCCGTTCCTGGCGCCAGCTTCGATACCATTGAACCCGACCTCGTCCTCGATACCGCGAACCGCCCCACGGTCGTGTGGAACGAGGTCAGCACCAACAAGGGTGACCGGGAGCTTTATGGGAGCAGGTGGACGGGTACCACCTGGGCAAGCCTTCCCCCCTTCCTCCCCGCCATCAGAGCAGATCAGGGGAGTCGCAATCCTGGAGGTATCGCGTTCGACAAGGCAGGCAACCTCGTCGTCACGCCCTTCCTGGCCTCCTACGGCACCTACGATCTGGAAGTGTTCCGTCTGGCGTCGAATGACTGGGAGACGCTCACCGCGCCCGAGGACGGTAGCTTCCCCGTGAACTCCGATCTGGCAATCGATGCCACGGGCAACTGGTTCATGGCGTACCCCGCTCACTGGGAGACGGGAACGGACACGCACTGGGCCATCTATGCGAGCAAGAGGGACATCTACGGCAACTGGAGCAAGCTGGGAGATCCGCTGATCAGCCCGTCCAAGGGAAGCTCCAATTCCCCCTCCCTTGCACTGAATGGGAACGGGCTCCCCATCATTGCCTGGGAGGAGTCCAGCTCACCCAACAGCACCGTCTACGCCGCGCTCTGGAATGGGCAGTCGTGGCAGATGCTGGGAAGCACGATCAACGGCAACACCACGTCGAACACCCACCCCTCGGTGGTCGTGGATCATGATGGGCTGCCCATCGTCGCCTGGAGCGGCTATGCCGCGCCGGAGACGTCCATCTGGGTGAGCCGCTGGAACGGAAGCTCCTGGCAGCAGCTGGGTTCGCGGCTGAGTGCGGCAACGGGTGCTTCCACGGCCGGATTCCGGCCCACGCTGTCACTCGACAAGAACGGCCAGCCGATCGTCGCCTGGCACGAGTCCGACGGCTCGGTGTCGAACATCTACGTCTACCGCTACAACTACTAG
- a CDS encoding M13 family metallopeptidase — translation MRKALLAACCLLVSACKTAEPAPQPPQTTPEQPQPAPEAKPLPPGLDGAAINDKADPCEDFYEYACGNWVKSTEIPADRPRWSRGFDTIAARNEELLRDILESTAKGKAPEGTPYAQKLGDFYGSCMDEAQLEASLPALKAQLAKLTAVKNAKDLAQVVGTMHAQSVFPLFRFGSSTDLKDATQVIGEVDQGGLGLPDRDYYVKEDEKSKALRAAYVEHMKNIFVLLGETPEQAAKSAASVMETETALAKGSLTRVERRDPHKLYHRLERKGLKQTAPGFQWDVYFTAAGARDVQPINVSHPPFFQEVDRLAKTLKPEAWRTYLTWHYVSGVTPALPKSFQDERFRFTAENLTGAKEDVPRWKKCVRFTNGALGEALAVPFITKTFGEDGKKTTLQMVEEIEKAFERNLDTLAWMDAATREQALVKVRKIVNKIGYPDKWRNYDDMKVERGSFLGSLLNASAFEQARQLAKIGKPVDKTEWFMSPPTVNAYYNPPFNEIVFPAGILQPPFFNREASAAVNFGAMGMVVGHEITHGFDDEGRQFDAQGNLRDWWTPASDKAFRERVACVKNQYDGYTAIDDVKLNGALTLGENVADLGGLKLAHAAMEAWLARDAEAAKKAEGYRYTPSQQFFLGYAQSWCSKYRDAFARQMAVVDSHSPPYWRVNGPVVNLPSFQKAFQCKEGAKMVSPAAQRCEVW, via the coding sequence ATGAGAAAGGCATTGCTCGCCGCCTGCTGTCTCCTCGTGTCTGCCTGCAAGACGGCGGAGCCCGCGCCGCAGCCGCCGCAGACGACCCCGGAGCAGCCGCAGCCGGCGCCGGAGGCGAAGCCGCTTCCGCCGGGACTCGATGGAGCGGCCATCAACGACAAGGCGGATCCGTGCGAGGACTTCTACGAGTACGCGTGCGGCAACTGGGTGAAGTCCACGGAGATTCCGGCGGATCGCCCCCGCTGGTCGAGGGGCTTCGACACCATCGCGGCGCGAAACGAGGAGCTCCTCCGGGACATCCTGGAGTCCACGGCGAAGGGCAAGGCCCCCGAGGGCACGCCCTACGCGCAGAAGCTGGGTGACTTCTACGGCTCCTGCATGGACGAGGCGCAGCTCGAGGCGTCGCTGCCGGCGCTCAAGGCGCAGCTGGCGAAGCTGACGGCGGTGAAGAACGCGAAGGACCTGGCGCAGGTGGTGGGCACGATGCACGCGCAGAGCGTGTTCCCGCTCTTCCGCTTTGGCTCCAGCACGGACCTCAAGGACGCCACCCAGGTGATTGGAGAGGTGGATCAGGGAGGACTGGGGCTGCCGGACCGCGACTACTACGTGAAGGAGGACGAGAAGTCGAAGGCGCTGCGTGCCGCCTACGTCGAGCACATGAAGAACATCTTCGTGCTGCTGGGCGAGACGCCCGAGCAGGCGGCGAAGAGCGCGGCGTCGGTGATGGAGACGGAGACGGCGCTGGCGAAGGGCTCGCTGACGCGGGTGGAGCGGAGGGATCCGCACAAGCTGTACCACCGGTTGGAGCGCAAGGGCCTGAAGCAGACGGCGCCGGGCTTCCAGTGGGACGTGTACTTCACGGCCGCGGGGGCCAGGGACGTGCAGCCGATCAACGTCAGCCACCCGCCGTTCTTCCAGGAGGTGGACCGGCTGGCGAAGACGCTGAAGCCAGAGGCGTGGAGGACCTACCTGACCTGGCACTACGTGTCGGGGGTCACCCCGGCGCTGCCCAAGAGCTTCCAGGACGAGCGCTTCCGCTTCACGGCGGAGAACCTGACGGGCGCGAAGGAGGACGTGCCGCGCTGGAAGAAGTGCGTGCGCTTCACGAACGGGGCGCTGGGCGAGGCGCTGGCCGTGCCCTTCATCACGAAGACGTTCGGCGAGGACGGCAAGAAGACCACGCTGCAGATGGTGGAGGAGATCGAGAAGGCCTTCGAGCGCAACCTGGACACGCTGGCGTGGATGGACGCGGCCACGCGGGAGCAGGCGCTGGTGAAGGTGCGGAAGATCGTCAACAAGATCGGCTACCCGGACAAGTGGCGCAACTACGACGACATGAAGGTGGAGCGCGGTTCGTTCCTGGGCTCGCTGCTGAACGCGTCGGCGTTCGAGCAGGCGCGGCAGCTGGCGAAGATTGGCAAGCCGGTGGACAAGACCGAGTGGTTCATGTCGCCGCCGACGGTGAACGCCTACTACAACCCGCCCTTCAACGAGATCGTCTTCCCGGCGGGAATCCTCCAGCCTCCGTTCTTCAACCGCGAGGCTTCGGCGGCGGTGAACTTCGGCGCCATGGGGATGGTGGTGGGGCATGAAATTACCCACGGCTTCGACGACGAGGGCCGCCAGTTCGACGCGCAGGGGAACCTGCGGGACTGGTGGACGCCGGCCTCGGACAAGGCCTTCCGTGAGCGAGTGGCGTGCGTGAAGAACCAGTACGACGGCTACACGGCGATAGACGACGTGAAGCTGAACGGGGCGCTGACGCTCGGCGAGAACGTGGCGGACCTGGGAGGCCTGAAGCTGGCGCACGCGGCGATGGAGGCGTGGCTGGCGAGGGATGCGGAGGCGGCGAAGAAGGCGGAGGGCTACCGCTACACGCCGAGCCAGCAGTTCTTCCTCGGCTACGCGCAGTCGTGGTGCTCGAAGTACCGGGACGCCTTCGCACGGCAGATGGCGGTGGTGGATTCGCACTCGCCGCCGTACTGGCGCGTGAACGGGCCGGTGGTGAACCTGCCGTCGTTCCAGAAGGCCTTCCAGTGCAAGGAGGGCGCGAAGATGGTGAGCCCGGCCGCGCAGCGCTGCGAGGTCTGGTAG
- a CDS encoding chalcone isomerase family protein: protein MAVVLALPAAAKEVAGVQFPETVSAEGKELKLNGVGLRKKVVFKVYAAGLYAEKPSQNAQEVIGSDQVKRVRMAMLRDLDKKTITDAIVDGFKKNAKDKLPALQQRLDTFSGAIPDLKKGDELLLTYAPGKGTTIESKGGQKISVEGKDFADALFSVWLGQSPVDESLKDGMLGKE, encoded by the coding sequence ATGGCCGTTGTGCTCGCGCTGCCCGCCGCCGCCAAGGAGGTGGCGGGCGTGCAGTTCCCCGAGACGGTGTCGGCCGAGGGGAAGGAGCTGAAGCTCAATGGAGTGGGCCTGCGCAAGAAGGTGGTCTTCAAGGTCTACGCGGCGGGCCTGTACGCGGAGAAGCCGTCACAGAACGCGCAGGAGGTGATCGGGTCTGACCAGGTGAAGCGCGTGCGAATGGCGATGCTGCGCGATCTGGACAAGAAGACGATCACGGATGCCATCGTGGATGGCTTCAAGAAGAACGCGAAGGACAAGCTGCCGGCGCTGCAGCAGCGGCTGGACACCTTCTCCGGGGCGATTCCGGATCTGAAGAAGGGTGACGAGCTGTTGCTGACGTACGCGCCGGGGAAGGGAACGACCATCGAGAGCAAGGGGGGACAGAAGATCTCGGTGGAGGGCAAGGACTTCGCGGACGCGCTCTTCTCGGTGTGGCTGGGGCAGAGTCCTGTGGACGAGAGCCTCAAGGACGGGATGCTGGGCAAGGAGTAG